Proteins from a genomic interval of Stenotrophomonas sp. WZN-1:
- a CDS encoding VWA domain-containing protein — protein MIAFASNLPDWDALHFLRPEWLWALLALPLIIALALYRQRRSDVWRQAVDAHLLPHLLAAGARRRARLPWAVLLGWTLASLAMAGPSWRQQAQPMFQASAPLLVVLDLSSRITATDLPPSRLLQARAKVGELLRARQGGQVGLVVYADDAYTVAPLTDDGSNVALYLDALSPDVMPRDGQRADRGIDWAARLMRQIGALQGQILLVSDQADSEAALAAAQARSLGLQVSVLGLGTPAGAAYRDGSGQIRQAALDEGSLRAVATAGGGRYARISADDSDLRALGVLDAREGTAAQRPGEGKQWRDEGFWLLPPVMLLALLAFRRRAVLAAVLAVGLLPWMNDAQAQAPATPASQPAQGTLWKRSDQVQHQRLAEGVQAYRNGDFATARKLFEGIDNDAGWYNLANTLAREGHYDDAIAAYDRALALHPGMADAVANRAVVDAARKRRQSGGGQGQDQQKPPQNGQQKQPQSPQGQQNPQGQPQQGQKSPGQGQPSSGQQGQSKPGDDTPRSNPQPGERGRDGQQAPPQVEDAKAQAQADEQQRQRMQQAMQQAREGKAEQEGKPVPGSEGATSRQREEQQAVEAWMRRVPDDPGALLRAKFQLENERRKREGR, from the coding sequence ATGATCGCGTTTGCTTCGAATCTTCCCGACTGGGACGCGCTGCACTTCCTGCGGCCCGAGTGGTTGTGGGCACTGCTGGCGCTGCCGCTGATCATCGCGTTGGCGCTGTACCGGCAACGGCGCAGTGATGTGTGGCGGCAGGCGGTGGACGCACATCTGTTGCCGCACCTGCTGGCCGCCGGTGCAAGGCGGCGGGCACGTCTGCCTTGGGCGGTGCTGCTCGGCTGGACGCTGGCATCGCTGGCCATGGCCGGTCCGAGCTGGCGGCAGCAGGCACAACCGATGTTCCAGGCCAGCGCACCGTTGCTGGTGGTACTGGACCTGTCCAGCCGGATCACCGCAACCGATCTGCCACCGTCGCGCCTGCTGCAGGCGCGGGCGAAAGTGGGCGAGCTGCTGCGCGCACGCCAAGGCGGGCAGGTGGGGCTGGTGGTGTACGCCGATGATGCCTACACCGTGGCACCGCTGACCGACGACGGCAGCAATGTTGCGCTGTATCTGGATGCGCTGTCGCCGGACGTGATGCCGCGCGATGGCCAGCGTGCCGACCGCGGCATCGACTGGGCGGCACGCTTGATGCGGCAGATCGGTGCGTTGCAGGGGCAGATCCTGCTGGTCAGCGATCAGGCGGACAGCGAAGCTGCACTCGCGGCGGCGCAGGCGCGCAGCCTGGGCCTGCAGGTGTCGGTGCTGGGCCTGGGCACGCCTGCCGGTGCGGCCTACCGCGATGGCAGTGGGCAGATCCGCCAGGCTGCGCTGGATGAGGGCAGCCTGCGTGCGGTCGCCACTGCAGGGGGCGGCCGCTATGCACGCATCTCCGCCGATGACAGTGATCTGCGTGCGCTCGGTGTACTCGACGCGCGCGAAGGCACGGCGGCGCAGCGGCCGGGCGAAGGCAAGCAGTGGCGTGACGAAGGCTTCTGGCTGCTGCCGCCGGTGATGCTGCTGGCATTGCTGGCCTTCCGTCGTCGCGCGGTGCTGGCCGCGGTGCTCGCGGTCGGCCTGCTGCCGTGGATGAATGACGCGCAGGCGCAGGCCCCTGCGACGCCTGCCTCACAGCCGGCACAGGGCACGCTGTGGAAGCGTAGCGACCAGGTGCAGCACCAGCGCTTGGCCGAAGGTGTTCAGGCGTACCGCAACGGCGATTTCGCCACTGCACGCAAACTGTTCGAAGGCATCGACAACGATGCCGGCTGGTACAACCTGGCCAACACGCTCGCACGCGAAGGCCACTACGACGACGCCATTGCCGCCTACGACCGTGCGCTGGCACTGCATCCGGGCATGGCCGATGCGGTGGCCAACCGTGCCGTGGTCGATGCTGCACGCAAGCGCAGGCAATCCGGTGGCGGCCAGGGCCAGGATCAGCAGAAGCCGCCGCAGAACGGGCAGCAGAAGCAACCGCAGAGCCCGCAGGGCCAGCAGAACCCACAGGGGCAGCCGCAGCAGGGCCAGAAGTCGCCCGGGCAGGGCCAGCCGTCTTCAGGCCAGCAAGGGCAATCCAAGCCTGGCGATGACACCCCGCGGTCGAACCCACAGCCTGGCGAGCGTGGTCGCGATGGCCAGCAGGCGCCGCCGCAGGTGGAGGATGCCAAGGCACAGGCGCAGGCCGACGAACAGCAACGCCAGCGCATGCAGCAGGCAATGCAGCAGGCACGCGAGGGCAAGGCCGAACAGGAGGGCAAGCCCGTGCCAGGCAGCGAGGGCGCCACCTCGCGCCAGCGCGAGGAGCAACAGGCCGTGGAGGCGTGGATGCGACGCGTGCCGGATGATCCGGGCGCATTGCTGCGGGCCAAGTTCCAACTGGAAAACGAACGCAGGAAGAGGGAAGGGCGATGA
- a CDS encoding VWA domain-containing protein, translated as MNLWTTYWPWPDLQLAWPLALLALPLPLLMHWWKCRAEPGAALRVPYAAAELEALSGGGRVDVSWLRTLLLWLGWCALCIALARPQQLGEAVTPPQQGRQMMLAMDVSGSMGEGDMVLGGQAVDRLTAAKAVLADFLDRRAGDRVGLLIFGDRAYTLTPLTADLASVRDQLRDSVVGLAGRETAIGDAIGLAVKRLRSQPEGQRVLILLTDGVSNAGVLEPLRAAEVARAEGVRIHTVAFGGDGSMRLFGIPISTDQDPVDEATLKKIASMTGGQFFRARDTAQLAGIYAELDRLEPVAAKGPSLRPREERYAWPLGLALLLGALAWLWPERRR; from the coding sequence ATGAACCTGTGGACGACCTATTGGCCATGGCCGGACCTGCAGCTGGCATGGCCGCTGGCTTTGCTGGCGCTGCCGTTGCCGCTGCTGATGCACTGGTGGAAGTGCCGTGCAGAACCGGGCGCCGCACTGCGGGTGCCTTATGCGGCTGCTGAACTGGAAGCGCTGTCTGGTGGCGGCCGTGTTGACGTGTCGTGGTTGCGCACGCTGCTGCTGTGGCTGGGCTGGTGTGCGCTGTGCATCGCGTTGGCGCGACCGCAGCAGCTGGGCGAAGCCGTCACGCCGCCGCAGCAGGGCCGGCAGATGATGCTGGCGATGGATGTGTCCGGCAGCATGGGCGAGGGCGACATGGTGCTGGGCGGCCAGGCCGTGGATCGCCTTACCGCAGCCAAGGCCGTGCTGGCCGACTTCCTTGATCGTCGTGCCGGCGACCGCGTCGGCCTGCTGATCTTCGGCGACCGCGCCTACACGCTCACGCCGCTGACCGCGGACCTGGCCAGCGTGCGCGACCAGCTGCGCGACAGCGTGGTCGGCCTGGCCGGGCGCGAGACCGCCATCGGTGATGCCATCGGCCTGGCGGTGAAGCGCCTGCGCAGCCAGCCGGAGGGGCAGCGGGTGCTGATCCTGTTGACCGATGGTGTCAGCAATGCCGGTGTGCTGGAACCGCTGCGCGCCGCGGAAGTGGCGCGCGCCGAAGGCGTGCGCATCCACACCGTTGCGTTTGGCGGCGATGGCAGCATGCGGTTGTTCGGCATTCCGATTTCCACCGACCAGGATCCGGTCGATGAGGCCACCCTGAAGAAGATCGCCAGCATGACCGGCGGCCAGTTCTTCCGTGCGCGGGACACCGCGCAGCTGGCCGGCATCTATGCCGAGCTTGATCGCCTGGAGCCAGTGGCCGCAAAGGGCCCGAGCCTGCGCCCGCGCGAGGAGCGCTATGCGTGGCCGTTGGGCCTGGCGTTGCTGCTGGGCGCATTGGCCTGGCTGTGGCCGGAGCGTCGCCGATGA
- a CDS encoding DUF4381 family protein, with the protein MSAALPLRDVQLPPAPSWWPPAPGYLMIGAAVVLVLLVIAVVMWQRRRRRQRWLQLFDQELAATTDAAAELAAIAGLLRRAARHAAPGSESLRDDAWWQRVDPQGTLPAARRSLLAEGAYRPRVDSNDVAAVRSWARERYLAMLLERRR; encoded by the coding sequence ATGAGCGCCGCTCTGCCGCTGCGCGATGTGCAGCTGCCACCGGCACCGTCATGGTGGCCGCCCGCCCCCGGTTACCTGATGATCGGCGCAGCGGTCGTGCTGGTGCTGCTGGTGATCGCCGTGGTGATGTGGCAGCGTCGCCGCCGTCGCCAGCGCTGGTTGCAGCTGTTCGATCAGGAGCTGGCAGCCACCACCGACGCTGCAGCAGAACTGGCGGCGATCGCAGGGCTGCTGCGCCGGGCCGCGCGTCATGCGGCGCCGGGCAGTGAATCGCTGCGCGATGACGCCTGGTGGCAGCGTGTGGACCCGCAGGGCACGCTGCCCGCCGCACGTCGCAGCCTGCTGGCCGAAGGCGCCTATCGACCGCGCGTCGACAGCAACGACGTGGCCGCTGTTCGCAGCTGGGCCCGCGAACGCTATCTGGCGATGCTGCTGGAGCGCCGCCGATGA
- a CDS encoding DUF58 domain-containing protein yields the protein MTDPSLEQAPSALEGDGLRPQLAELVALRRLAQRPPPPRRGRTGNAGQAPSQLRGRGMEYAESREYVAGDDARHIDWRVTARTGRAHTKLFQAERERVSLIVADTSPALYFGTRVRFKSVQAARAGAVAAWSAQRRGDRVGALRGSDREAPIAPAGGPRGVLRVLDALTRWYAQPPADDLGLERALDHAGRVLRPGARMLVLADPQQAIRIPPARWSALAQHHDLSLVLLVDPLELHPPSAALQFQTAQQRIGLDLRRSDVQAHWQAHFVEPLQELRRQLGARRVDVQVLSSDAPSDAWLAPSPTEVPA from the coding sequence ATGACCGATCCATCCCTGGAACAGGCACCGTCCGCGCTCGAAGGTGACGGGCTGCGCCCGCAGCTGGCCGAACTGGTCGCGCTACGGCGGCTGGCACAGCGTCCGCCGCCGCCGCGCCGTGGCCGCACCGGCAACGCGGGCCAGGCACCGTCCCAACTGCGCGGCCGCGGCATGGAATACGCCGAGTCGCGCGAATATGTAGCTGGCGACGACGCGCGCCACATCGATTGGCGCGTGACCGCACGCACCGGCCGCGCCCATACCAAACTGTTCCAGGCCGAACGCGAGCGGGTCAGCCTGATCGTGGCCGATACCTCGCCGGCGCTGTACTTCGGCACCCGCGTGCGCTTCAAATCAGTGCAGGCCGCACGCGCCGGTGCTGTTGCCGCGTGGTCGGCGCAGCGCCGTGGTGATCGCGTGGGTGCGCTGCGTGGCAGCGACCGCGAAGCGCCGATCGCGCCTGCCGGTGGCCCACGTGGCGTGTTGCGCGTGCTCGACGCGCTTACCCGCTGGTATGCACAGCCGCCTGCCGACGATCTGGGCCTGGAGCGCGCGTTGGATCATGCCGGTCGCGTGCTGCGCCCCGGGGCACGCATGCTGGTGCTGGCCGATCCGCAGCAGGCCATCCGTATTCCACCGGCGCGCTGGAGCGCGCTGGCCCAGCATCACGACCTCAGCCTGGTGCTGCTGGTCGATCCACTGGAGCTGCATCCCCCCTCGGCGGCGCTGCAGTTCCAGACCGCACAGCAGCGTATCGGCCTCGACCTGCGCCGCAGCGACGTGCAGGCACACTGGCAGGCGCATTTTGTCGAGCCGCTGCAGGAACTGCGGCGCCAGCTCGGCGCGCGCCGCGTCGACGTGCAGGTGCTGTCCTCCGATGCGCCCAGCGACGCCTGGCTCGCGCCGTCGCCGACCGAGGTGCCGGCATGA
- a CDS encoding MoxR family ATPase — protein sequence MNLPPPMPETVSPPPAPTTSRLHAAFTQLRDALSTEIVGQAALVERLLIALLADGHLLVEGAPGLAKTTAIRALASRLEADFARVQFTPDLLPADLTGTEIWRPQEGRFEFVPGPIFHPILLADEINRAPAKVQSALLEAMGERQVTVGRHTYALPPLFLVMATQNPIEQEGTFPLPEAQLDRFLMHVRIGYPDQAAESEILRLARERARGALGEAAPAPDKMPMQDVFDARREVLDLHMAPALERYLIELVLASRDPSRYDAGLGRRIAWGASPRGSIALERCARARAWLAGRDFVTPDDVRAVAADVLRHRVLPSYEATAEGWDGERLVQELLARVPAP from the coding sequence ATGAACCTGCCACCGCCGATGCCCGAAACCGTCTCGCCGCCGCCCGCGCCGACCACTTCCCGCCTGCATGCGGCGTTCACCCAGTTGCGCGATGCGTTGTCGACCGAGATCGTCGGCCAGGCGGCACTGGTCGAACGCCTGCTGATCGCGCTGCTGGCCGACGGCCACCTGCTGGTGGAGGGCGCGCCGGGCCTGGCCAAGACCACGGCGATCCGTGCACTGGCCTCGCGCCTGGAAGCAGACTTTGCCCGTGTGCAGTTCACCCCCGACCTGCTGCCGGCCGACTTGACCGGCACCGAGATCTGGCGCCCGCAGGAAGGCCGATTCGAGTTCGTGCCTGGCCCGATCTTCCACCCGATCCTGCTGGCCGACGAGATCAACCGTGCACCGGCCAAGGTGCAGTCGGCGCTGCTGGAGGCCATGGGCGAGCGCCAGGTCACCGTTGGCCGCCACACCTATGCGCTGCCGCCGCTGTTCCTGGTGATGGCCACGCAGAACCCGATCGAGCAGGAAGGCACTTTCCCGCTGCCGGAAGCGCAGCTGGACCGCTTCCTGATGCATGTGCGCATCGGCTACCCGGACCAGGCGGCCGAATCGGAAATCCTGCGGCTGGCCCGCGAGCGCGCCCGTGGCGCGTTGGGCGAGGCCGCGCCGGCGCCGGACAAGATGCCGATGCAGGACGTGTTCGATGCCCGCCGCGAAGTGCTGGACCTGCACATGGCTCCGGCGCTGGAGCGGTACCTGATCGAACTGGTGCTGGCCTCGCGCGACCCGTCGCGCTATGACGCCGGCCTCGGCCGCCGCATCGCCTGGGGTGCCAGCCCGCGTGGCTCCATCGCACTGGAACGCTGCGCACGTGCGCGCGCCTGGCTGGCCGGCCGCGACTTCGTCACCCCCGATGACGTGCGTGCGGTCGCCGCCGACGTGCTGCGCCATCGCGTGCTGCCCAGCTATGAAGCCACCGCCGAGGGCTGGGACGGCGAGCGCCTGGTGCAGGAGCTGCTGGCCCGGGTGCCGGCACCCTGA
- a CDS encoding type IV pilus secretin PilQ family protein: MTFHQAKGLRPIRRSTLNRVSALGVALMLACAPALAAAPAEKPVGATVAPAAAPAGLSVAKIDFKRGDDGAGRLIVQFDGQGAIPDLRTQGNSVVVDVGNARLPANLQKPMNVTDFATPVQRIDAKPSGAGTQLVLSTGGAVESLAYQSGNEYVVEISPRQAQAAVGAVTAGSVTQAAKAVGQRGFTGKPVTFNFQDVPVRTVLQLIAEESNLNVVASDSVQGNVTLRLVNVPWDQALDIVLRAKGLDKRRDGSVIWVAPQAELAKFEQEKEDARIAIENREDLQTDYIQINYHSATQIFKALTEAKGIGGGGGGGGSGGGGGGSSQEDSGFLSSRGRIVADERTNTLMISDIPKKIARMRELINVIDRPVDQVLIESRIVIATDTFARELGAKFGVSGSRDNVYFSGSLDANAETRKSQVATDLANAKAERDWEAGGRVGPPPVKSGSAITRGLNWNLPVAAASNPGSLALSILNAGYLLDVELSAMQQESRGEVISNPRVVTTNQREAMIKQGKEIGYVTISGGTAGGVATPNVQFKEVVLELKVTPTITNDNRVFLNMQVKKDEVDQLIQLEGYGTVPSINRREVNTAVLVEDGQTVVIGGVYEFTDRNSISKVPFLGDVPFLGNLFKKRGRNKDKAELLVFVTPKVLRVAKQN, translated from the coding sequence ATGACCTTTCACCAAGCCAAGGGGCTGCGTCCCATCCGGCGCTCTACCTTGAACCGTGTCAGCGCGCTGGGAGTCGCGCTGATGCTGGCCTGCGCTCCGGCGCTGGCCGCCGCACCGGCGGAAAAGCCGGTGGGCGCCACCGTGGCACCGGCCGCCGCGCCGGCCGGCCTGTCGGTGGCCAAGATCGATTTCAAGCGTGGCGATGACGGCGCCGGGCGCCTGATCGTGCAGTTCGACGGGCAGGGCGCGATCCCTGACCTGCGCACGCAGGGCAACAGCGTGGTGGTCGACGTCGGCAATGCCCGGCTGCCGGCCAACCTGCAGAAGCCGATGAACGTCACCGACTTCGCCACGCCGGTACAGCGCATCGACGCCAAGCCGTCCGGTGCCGGCACCCAGCTGGTGCTGAGCACTGGCGGCGCCGTGGAATCGCTGGCCTACCAGAGCGGCAACGAGTACGTGGTCGAGATCAGCCCGCGGCAGGCCCAGGCCGCCGTGGGTGCGGTCACCGCCGGCAGCGTCACCCAGGCGGCCAAGGCCGTCGGCCAGCGCGGCTTCACCGGCAAGCCGGTGACCTTCAACTTCCAGGACGTGCCGGTGCGCACCGTGCTGCAGTTGATCGCCGAGGAGTCCAACCTGAACGTGGTGGCGTCCGACTCGGTGCAGGGCAACGTGACCCTGCGCCTGGTCAATGTGCCGTGGGACCAGGCGCTGGACATCGTCCTGCGCGCCAAGGGCCTGGACAAGCGTCGCGACGGCAGCGTGATCTGGGTGGCGCCGCAGGCTGAACTGGCCAAGTTCGAGCAGGAAAAGGAAGACGCGCGCATCGCCATCGAGAACCGCGAAGACCTGCAGACCGACTACATCCAGATCAACTACCACAGCGCCACGCAGATCTTCAAAGCGCTGACCGAGGCCAAGGGCATCGGCGGCGGCGGCGGTGGTGGTGGCAGTGGTGGCGGTGGTGGTGGTTCCTCGCAGGAAGACAGTGGCTTCCTGTCCTCGCGTGGTCGCATCGTGGCCGACGAGCGCACCAACACGCTGATGATCAGCGACATCCCGAAGAAGATCGCGCGCATGCGCGAGCTGATCAACGTGATCGACCGCCCGGTCGACCAGGTGCTGATCGAAAGCCGCATCGTCATCGCCACCGATACCTTCGCCCGCGAGCTGGGCGCGAAGTTCGGTGTCAGCGGCAGCCGTGACAACGTGTACTTCAGCGGCAGCCTGGATGCCAATGCCGAGACCCGCAAGTCGCAGGTCGCAACCGACCTGGCCAATGCCAAGGCCGAGCGTGACTGGGAAGCCGGTGGCCGGGTCGGCCCGCCGCCGGTGAAGTCCGGTTCGGCGATCACCCGTGGCCTGAACTGGAACCTGCCGGTGGCCGCCGCCAGCAACCCGGGTTCGCTGGCGCTGTCGATCCTCAATGCCGGTTACCTGCTGGACGTGGAGCTGTCGGCCATGCAGCAGGAGTCGCGAGGCGAGGTGATCTCCAACCCGCGCGTGGTCACCACCAACCAGCGCGAAGCGATGATCAAGCAGGGCAAGGAGATCGGTTACGTCACCATCAGCGGTGGTACCGCGGGCGGCGTGGCGACGCCGAACGTGCAGTTCAAGGAAGTGGTGTTGGAGCTGAAGGTCACCCCGACCATCACCAACGACAACCGCGTGTTCCTCAACATGCAGGTGAAGAAGGACGAAGTCGACCAGCTGATCCAGCTGGAGGGCTACGGCACCGTGCCGTCGATCAACCGACGCGAAGTCAACACCGCGGTGCTGGTCGAGGATGGGCAGACCGTGGTGATCGGTGGCGTCTACGAGTTCACCGATCGCAACAGCATCAGCAAGGTGCCGTTCCTGGGCGACGTGCCGTTCCTGGGCAACCTGTTCAAGAAGCGCGGTCGCAACAAGGACAAGGCCGAGCTGCTGGTGTTCGTCACCCCGAAGGTGCTGCGCGTGGCCAAGCAGAACTGA
- a CDS encoding pilus assembly protein PilP has product MRAQTVRGAMVLAVLLLAGCGRGVTSTPGDAPNLEKWVEGERARPAQPLEPLPVMQQFETFEYSAQGMRDPFTDAWTNPQQGNGGLRPDPNRRKEPLEGFPLDALDMVGTIGTGAGTVALVMGPDKVTYRVRPGGYLGQSDGRVTAVFEDRVELIELVPDGAGGWLERPATLSLEDQ; this is encoded by the coding sequence ATGCGCGCGCAGACCGTACGTGGTGCGATGGTGCTGGCTGTGCTGCTGCTGGCCGGTTGCGGCCGTGGCGTGACCAGCACGCCCGGCGACGCACCGAACCTTGAGAAGTGGGTGGAAGGCGAGCGTGCGCGACCGGCGCAACCGCTGGAGCCGCTGCCGGTGATGCAGCAGTTCGAGACCTTTGAATACTCCGCGCAGGGCATGCGCGATCCGTTCACCGATGCCTGGACCAATCCGCAGCAGGGGAATGGCGGATTGCGACCGGACCCGAACCGGCGCAAGGAGCCGTTGGAAGGCTTCCCGCTGGATGCGCTGGACATGGTCGGCACCATCGGCACCGGTGCAGGCACCGTGGCGCTGGTGATGGGGCCGGACAAGGTCACCTACCGGGTTCGCCCGGGCGGTTACCTGGGGCAGAGCGACGGGCGGGTCACGGCGGTCTTCGAAGACCGCGTGGAGCTGATCGAACTGGTGCCGGATGGCGCGGGTGGCTGGCTGGAACGGCCGGCAACGCTCTCGCTTGAAGATCAATGA
- the pilO gene encoding type 4a pilus biogenesis protein PilO, with translation MSQKIDIKNLDFNDIGNWPQKAKIVFCSLLALVIMFVAWMLLISGKREELAGLESKETELRTEFTKQQERAVNLGPLKQQLAQMEQVLQQMLRQLPSKTEMPDLIIDISQTALSSGLTNELFEPEQEQIKEFYAEKPIKLRMVGSYHQFGAFVSGVASLPRVVILTMHDINLKPKEKSGGNVRSGALELSGTVKTYRYLDETEVQAQQAADAGKEGKK, from the coding sequence ATGAGCCAGAAGATCGACATCAAGAACCTGGATTTCAACGACATCGGCAACTGGCCGCAGAAGGCCAAGATCGTCTTCTGCTCGTTGCTGGCACTGGTCATCATGTTCGTGGCGTGGATGCTGCTGATCAGCGGCAAGCGCGAGGAACTGGCCGGCCTGGAATCGAAGGAAACCGAGCTGCGCACCGAGTTCACCAAGCAGCAGGAACGCGCGGTGAACCTGGGGCCGCTGAAGCAGCAGCTGGCGCAGATGGAGCAGGTGCTGCAGCAGATGCTGCGGCAGCTGCCGAGCAAGACCGAAATGCCCGACCTGATCATCGACATCTCGCAGACCGCGCTGTCCAGCGGCCTGACCAACGAGCTGTTCGAGCCGGAGCAGGAGCAGATCAAGGAGTTCTACGCCGAGAAGCCGATCAAGCTGCGCATGGTGGGCAGTTACCACCAGTTCGGTGCGTTCGTCAGTGGCGTGGCCTCGCTGCCGCGGGTGGTGATCCTGACCATGCATGACATCAACCTCAAGCCCAAGGAAAAGAGCGGCGGCAACGTCCGCAGCGGTGCACTGGAACTGTCCGGTACGGTCAAGACCTACCGCTACCTGGACGAGACCGAGGTGCAGGCGCAGCAGGCGGCCGACGCTGGCAAGGAGGGCAAGAAGTGA
- a CDS encoding PilN domain-containing protein, protein MARINLLPWRAERRKQRQREFYAMLGMAAVGGLLLSLMIWFYYDRQVSGQMDRNAYLEAEIEKVKEQNKEIDRLDAQKERLLARKKVIEELQAKRSQMVHLFDALVRTIPDGVVLTALKQEGDVLTLEGRTQSNARVSAYMRNLETSGWMTNPELSIIEARDPEKDKDGKAGPLADIKALPYVFVVKVKLPAQSEEVSATPGLNADGSVATAAPAPVAPLAAGPDAATPAAPAAGQPAAAPAAPAAAPSATPAKPNQPAAPAAAPAPAPAPKPEGSRLAQPPQAFNALLQGDRA, encoded by the coding sequence ATGGCACGCATCAATCTATTGCCCTGGCGCGCCGAGCGGCGCAAGCAACGCCAGCGCGAGTTCTACGCAATGCTGGGCATGGCCGCTGTCGGTGGCCTGCTGTTGTCGCTGATGATCTGGTTCTATTACGACCGTCAGGTGAGCGGCCAGATGGACCGCAACGCCTATCTGGAAGCCGAGATCGAGAAGGTCAAGGAACAGAACAAGGAGATCGACCGCCTCGACGCGCAGAAGGAACGCCTGCTGGCCCGCAAGAAGGTGATCGAGGAACTGCAGGCCAAGCGCTCGCAGATGGTCCACCTGTTCGACGCGCTGGTGCGCACCATCCCCGATGGTGTGGTGCTGACCGCGCTGAAGCAGGAAGGGGATGTGCTGACGCTGGAAGGCCGCACCCAGTCCAACGCCCGCGTTTCGGCCTACATGCGCAACCTGGAAACGTCCGGCTGGATGACCAACCCGGAGCTGTCGATCATCGAAGCGCGTGACCCGGAGAAGGACAAGGACGGCAAGGCCGGCCCGCTGGCCGACATCAAGGCGCTGCCGTATGTGTTCGTGGTCAAGGTGAAGCTGCCGGCACAGAGCGAAGAGGTTTCGGCGACGCCGGGCCTGAACGCCGATGGCTCGGTGGCGACGGCTGCGCCGGCACCGGTGGCTCCGTTGGCCGCAGGTCCGGATGCCGCGACGCCTGCGGCTCCGGCAGCAGGCCAGCCGGCAGCGGCTCCCGCCGCACCGGCCGCTGCACCGTCGGCCACTCCGGCCAAGCCCAACCAGCCGGCCGCACCGGCCGCCGCGCCGGCCCCAGCACCTGCCCCGAAGCCTGAGGGCAGCCGCCTGGCGCAGCCGCCGCAGGCCTTCAATGCGCTGCTGCAGGGGGACCGCGCATGA
- a CDS encoding pilus assembly protein PilM, giving the protein MGLIPKSQSPLVGVDISSTAVKLLQLSRSGNRFRVEHYAVEPLPPNAVVEKNIVEVEAVGEAIRRAMNRSGSKAKLAAAAVAGSAVITKVIPMPADLDENDMEAQIELEAVNYIPYPIEEVNLDFEVIGSIPNNPEMVQVLLAASRSENVELRQSALELGGLQAKVMDVEAFAVENAYALVASELPVSIDGVVALVDIGATMTTLNVLRGGRSLYSREQVFGGKQLTDEIMRRYGLSYEEAGLAKRQGGLPESYEMEVLEPFKEATVQQISRLLQFFYAGSEFNRVDHIVLAGGCAVLGGLPEMVEEQLGVPTVVANPLAQMTLGPKVNAHALAQDAPALMIATGLALRSFD; this is encoded by the coding sequence GTGGGGCTCATCCCAAAAAGTCAGTCGCCGCTTGTTGGCGTCGACATCAGTTCGACTGCGGTAAAGCTTTTGCAGCTGTCCCGCAGCGGCAATCGTTTCCGCGTGGAACATTATGCTGTGGAACCTCTTCCGCCGAATGCGGTGGTGGAGAAGAACATCGTTGAAGTGGAGGCCGTGGGTGAGGCCATCCGCCGGGCGATGAACCGCTCAGGCAGCAAGGCCAAACTGGCCGCTGCCGCCGTCGCGGGGTCGGCGGTGATCACCAAGGTGATCCCGATGCCGGCCGATCTCGACGAAAACGACATGGAAGCCCAGATCGAGCTGGAAGCGGTCAACTACATTCCGTATCCGATCGAGGAAGTGAACCTGGACTTCGAGGTGATCGGGTCGATCCCGAACAATCCGGAGATGGTCCAGGTGCTGCTGGCCGCGTCGCGTTCGGAGAATGTCGAGCTGCGCCAGTCCGCGCTGGAACTCGGTGGCCTGCAGGCCAAGGTGATGGACGTGGAGGCCTTCGCGGTCGAGAACGCCTACGCCCTGGTCGCCAGCGAGCTGCCGGTGTCCATCGACGGCGTGGTCGCGCTGGTCGACATCGGCGCCACCATGACCACCCTCAATGTCCTGCGCGGCGGCCGTAGCCTCTACAGCCGCGAGCAGGTGTTCGGTGGCAAGCAGCTGACCGACGAGATCATGCGCCGTTATGGCCTGAGCTACGAGGAAGCCGGGCTGGCCAAGCGCCAGGGCGGCCTGCCGGAAAGCTACGAGATGGAAGTGCTGGAGCCGTTCAAGGAAGCCACGGTCCAGCAGATCAGCCGCCTGCTGCAGTTCTTCTATGCAGGCAGCGAATTCAACCGCGTCGATCACATCGTGCTGGCCGGCGGTTGCGCCGTGTTGGGTGGCCTGCCGGAGATGGTCGAGGAACAGCTGGGCGTGCCGACCGTGGTCGCCAACCCGCTGGCGCAGATGACCCTGGGGCCGAAGGTGAACGCGCATGCGTTGGCCCAGGACGCCCCCGCGCTGATGATCGCGACCGGTCTGGCGCTGAGGAGCTTTGACTGA